ATTTTTTTGCATTTCTGCgacttttttagataatggataaTCCAGCCTCTCTATGTCCACAAGATGGATAAATACAGCCAATGGTTACCAGAGTTCTTAGACTCTAAGCCTCAAAATGAGAGGTTTCATAGATACAAGAAAGAAAACTCTAaaataaagagagaaaaaagCTAGAAGTCTAAGCTGAACAATCTTCTCCCTTCGTTCATGCTTCAATCTTTTTTTTGACACCTCTCATCTGGGTATAGTTGTAGCATTTGTTCATTCACGCATGCATGCACCACTCTACACACGCACACCACACTCACACCACACGTGTACAACCAGACCTACAACTACACTTAGGTACGAAGACTGCGTCCTTCTAGAGACCACTGGAAACCCCCAAGGCTCCGTAGGCGATGGGCGCATAGCAATCCCTTTGTGGCTCCACACATGAGAGGCAACGGAAATTATTCAGGTACTGTGCATTATTGCACAATACCCGAGCTGAGTGAGGCATGCGAGTTGTGATTCCTAGGAGTCGAACCCACGACTGAACCAACTGAGCTGTTGCTCAGTCCTCTGATGCTTCAATCTTGCAGTGCCTTATGTAGAACAAATCCGTCGCATCTCTTGCCCGCTTTTAAACTTGATGTCTAGATCGTTTGTTGCTCATCAAATCGAAAAACCTTAGCCTAGTGCATGAATGCGAGGAGATCTCGACATCACATATGGAGAGAGTGGCACCAAAAGGTGTCACCACTCGCCAAATTCCCACAGTTGTGTAATGCTGGACTAGAATACCCTCATACGGTTTCCCGTAGCAGCTGGCGTTAACATGGATCTGCAAGTATGGTATTGACAAGATGTTTAAGAAGAAAAATGACGCAAGAAGCATCGCCAATGACGGCCAGCATGAAGCCAGGCTAGGATTTCTCCATACGCTTCCCGAAGTCACGACCACACACCTGCGCTAGAAGTTTGGACCTCCATGAAGTTGTCGCTCCTCACATTGCTGGCCCCAATACATCCGCATCCCACTACATACAGCACCGCCCCCGGGGCAGCCCGTCGCAGTCAACAAGCAAGCAAGCGGGGGCGGGAGAACAGCTGCCGAACATGCCCCGGGGGCTGAAGTTGCAGAGCTCCTCGATAGAGGCACCAGGCTCGCCATCTATGGCGCGAGGGCATCGGCTATGGGGGAGGAAGGATCCCTACCGCCGTCAGCAAGCGGCCTCGAGCGCCCACCCCCTAGAAGGGATGGACCTGGGTGAGGGCCCACACTTCGATGATGATGCGGCCCCCTAGCTCTAGCTAGGACCCAGATCCAGCTGCCACTGGCAAGcatggaggccgccgccgaagAATGAGAGGAGGAAAAGTGCCTCGCTGCCACAATCTGTGCTGCCACACAGGCTTTCGATAGCTGACTCTGgtggtggcgtggcgagggagAGGTACGTATATGGGTCCTAGTGGGCGGCAGCTAGGGTAGCTATCCATGTTTCGGCCCTATATTTCTAATGCTAAAAGCACAAGTTCTAGAAAACACAGCATATGAAGAGTTCAAGATCATGCGTGACCAAATGGCCAATGAATATCGTTTCCGAATGCATTACAAAGCCTTTGTACCCAATCTTTTGCTTTGGCTTTAGAGCTCCGAAATGGCCACTACATTAATATTCATCATCGACTTGTACAGTTAGGGTCTGTTACCAAAAATAAGTTTACAATATATTGAGAACCCCAGAGGTGTCGAATTGAGGTGTATCAACCACCAGCTGCTAAGATCCTAATAAGATCCTACTAAGACCTCTTCCATGCACTGCTATGTAGAAAGCATTTTCAGGGCCGATTCCAGTAGTGTCTCCACTGGTAACAAAGATATCCTAGTTACATGTCATACAACACCCAGATGATGAAACTGGTACCTTGTACATGGTGTTGGAGCCAATGTTTCTTTATTTTCAGTATAGCCCAGCGTGAGCACATATCGTGGTGCATGGACAGGCCGATGGACACCGCTCGGTCTCAACCCTCACTTGGCCAAGCTTCTAGCGCACGTTCCATACATCAGCGGCGTGTACATGTTCTTGGAGCTGTCGTTTCCTTTGAGCTCAGCATATATATACAGGGCTCGATCTTCCATTCAAGCTACAGCTGAGAATCCCATTTCTACGACAAGAACTTTAGCTCCCTCTCTATCAATTTACACAAATGATAAATCAAAACTTAGCTTTTGTATCCTTGCGTACATATATGTATTGGTATCGACAAGTCAATTACGATCCATGCATGTGTTCTTGCTAGATCAATCGATCGATAGATCAATAGGGACTGGTGATCTTTATAATACCAGTGTGGACTGTTGAAGCAGGGTACATATATATAGGGAACACCGACTGGCTATAAAAGTAAAGAAACAAATGCTTCACCAACCAACCTATATATAGTGCATTTTGCATAACTACAGGTTGCTTTATTCATTCAACTCTTTAGAATGGAAAACCCTTTTAGTTTAATCACTTGTTGTTACTTCATCTGATATGAAGTGCAAAATGTTTGTTTTAACGGGATATCATCAGCAATGGGAGCCGACGGTTTTAATGATTAGTTTTCCATACTAGTTGGTTGATGCCAGGGTACAATTGAGTTAAGAAAACATCCCCATTAAGTGAATGGATAGAAAAACGGAGCTTCAACATCCCCATTAAGCTTCCCTCAAAAACACATCCCCATGCAGCTTCCCTTAAAAAAAACATCCCCATTAAGCGACCAGATCCgaacaagcaaaaaaaaaactgaaaacaGAGAAAAATAGACGCATATTGTCACAGCACACACCTTCGAAATGATGACATTTCGTATGGTTCTTCATATTTGAAAAAACTCATCTATATGAAGCAAGGTAAAATATCTATTCAGTATCTAATGAGTTTAGCTCCGGTGGTCCCTTCCATGAAAACTGCACACATTTTAAAGCAAGCAGATAATTCGGACTTAATTAATTTTGTCTTGCGTCATGTTTGGATCCGACTCTACCCGTGTCCACATTGAGTCTGACCCTTGATCAATTCAAGTTACAATCAGTTGTTTTCACGAGCGGCGAGGTTTCATCGGCAGTGGCGGAGCCTGAACAAAGAATGAGGGGGGGGGGTGTCAACCTTTGTTAATTTAGCTGCTAAAGCAATGAGCAATATCAAAACTAGTGTTGAACTAATGGAAATTTTGCATGGCAAGGAGGAGCCGTGGCCCTCCATGGCCATAATTACGCTCCGCCAGTGTTCATCGGGATGGAGAAACCAGGGAGTAGGAAAAAACTAGTGCGCAGTCTATGGACATCAGGAGCCTCGATATGATGGTGAAGTTGCCGTTTCATTTCAGCTCAGCTTGGCATCTGGGCCTGCCATTTGCATGCATCTGCAGCTCGGGTAGATTCCCGTTGCATCCCACTTCTATGACAATAACTTGTTTGGTCTCTACATCTAAAAATCAAGGCTTGCATTCGTGCATATACATGTATCGGTGTCTACAAGGCAGTAAACATGCGTAGTTCTGGTTAGGTATAGCAGTGGGGAGTGGTGATCTTTACAATATGTCAGTGTGGATTGTGGAAGCAGGGGATACATATAGGAACACCAATCCTGACTAAGAAAACAACAAATATTTCACCAACCAACCTAGGGTACACTTGCATATATAACTACAGGTTCTTTCTTCACTATTTGACTCTTTAGAGTGAAAAAGTCTCTTTGTTACCTTGTCGGTACTTCATTTGGTTTGGGAAACATGTTCGGTTTAACAGGATCATATTGCAATCAACTTCATAGACCAGTTTCCTTGGTAGTCAGTGGCCATAGATTTTATAAAAGTAGTTATGACATTATAGATCAAGTATTGTTTTGATATTATATATCAGTATTATTCAACAGTAGAAAGGATAAAGTAAGTAGGAGACAAGAGGCCCTGAAGTAAGCTAGTAGATGCTTTTGTGCTAAAAAAAACAAAGGTAAAATTGGGTGCTCTGAAAAGGCCAGTGGTAGAGCTCGCCAAAGCTAAAGCTCCTGGTCATGCGGAGATTTCATTGGAAAGCCCAAAACCGACGACATGACTCAGCCCATGCTTTCCTTTCACCCTGTGCCTTATCATTTCAAGACCCTCTTCGAGCATTCAAGCAGAGCATCAATCAATGTTTTGCCTTGAACTTAACTTCCTGGTGTCTCCCATGTCCATAGCTTCATTCCTCTCAATATCAACCAATGTGCATAACTCATTAGTGGGCAGCTTTCTTTGTGGCTTTGAAGCTTTGAGATGCCAAATATGTGTACATACAACCTATGGAGAGGTAGGTGCGTATGTAACTTGATTGCATTGTACTCACAAACTGAGGTAGTCCAGGTGATGTGACAAATAAAGCAAGCTTTTAGGGTATTTAATTTGATCCCTTGGATTTATCTGGAAATTGGAAGTCCTCAATGTATGTAGGTTTTATCAAGATTAATCTGATCAAAGTTGTGGAGCCATCATATGCCAGACCAAACCGTGTacattcaaaaataaatataccACCACACCAAAATACAGGCAAGGATTTAAATGCACTCACGTCCACTTTGATAGATGAATTGATGTGGAAACAATTTCTCCTCCATGAATAATCGGCATACAATAGGCAATCCATGCTTACTAGATGCTTCATTGGAGAATGCAAGCGCATAACGTATTGAACTTCAAAAATTTGGAGGTAAACTAAGAGATACAGTGCAGATTAAAAAAACATCTCCGTATGTTCCGTTGATCGCATTGAATGGGTTGAAGAGACCTCTTTCCATGAAGAATTCAAATGCCCATTATTATAACATTGCGAAAGCTCAGGAGTTGGGAGCATTCTGAAGTCTGTGTACTGTACCTAATCTACATAGGAAGGTTGTACAATACATTGGCATGTCCACCTGTGTCTCACCTGAATTATCAGCCTAGGAACCTAAGACCTCTTCCATGGTCACAAACCGGCCTTGCTCAATTGATAATTGACCAGCCATGCCAATGGCAACAGATAGTAGACCGTCGCTTAAGTTGACGGAAGGTCCATAGGCACCTTGAGCCCTTATAGCAGATAAGAAGTTGAGGTGCTCCAAGTAGCTGGATCCATGATGAAGACCTTGATACCTATTAAAAAAAGTTTGCTAAGATACAAACCAAAACTTCCCAACTGCTAAGCTGTGCATTCTGCATCTTAACTTCAATAAACCAAACTTAAATCAATTTTCTCATTTATCAGTTCAGTTTGCCATGATCATGTAGTCACAGAGCAACAAAATAATATTACTTCAGAAACTGCCATTTAAAATGTGCAAGTTTTCCTTAAATTGCAAGTACTCAGGAGAGCAGAATGGTGATATGGTACAGCAAAATAGATATACTTGATTCGGTCATCTTCGGCCATTATTGTTACAACTCCATCTCTGCCTTCCGTTCTCTTTCCAAACCTGACAATGCTCTCAGGAACAAAAGCTTCACcctgtttgaaaagaaatattgtaTTACTCACCCTAGAATTGCACATTCAACAGAGACAGGGTAGCATACAATTGAAATTCAGGTAATCAGATTCAAGTAATAAACAAAGGAGAAGAATACGCCAATATCTTTCACATAAAAGAAATCTCAAGTAtgaggatggctaggatccgcgagcggaagacaagggacatcaaccaaatcaaatgcattaaggatgggacagatcgactgctagtgaaggatgaggagatcatggatagatggagagagtacttcgacaagttgtttaatggggagagtgagggccctacccttgagttagatgactcttttgacgataccaacagacgttttgtgaggagaattcaggaggtagagattggggaggctttgaagaggatgaagagaggtaaagcgatgggccctaatggtatccccattgaggtgtggagatgcctaggagatagagtaatagtatggttaactaagctttttaatctcatttttcggtcaaacaagatgccggaagaatggaggagaagtatattagtacctatcttaaaaaacaagggcgatgttcaaagttgtactaactaccgtgggattaagctgatgagccatacgatgaagctttgggagagggttatcgagcatcgactaagaagagtgacaagtgtgacccaaaatcaatttgggttcatgcctgaaaggtcaaccatggaggcgatttttttaatacgacaattgatggagagatatagggagcagaagaaggacttgcacatggttttcattgaccttgagaaggcttATGACAAaataccgagaaatgtcatgtggtgggccttggagaagcacaaagtcccaactaagtacattatcctcattaaggatatgtacaaagatgcgacgacgtttgtccggacatgtgatggcaacaccactgactttcctattaacataggcctacaccaggggtcagcattgagcccttatttatttactttagtgatggatgaggtcacaaggaatatacaaggtgagatcgcttggtgtatgctctttgctgatgatgtggtgctagtcgacgagagtagggcaggggttaataggaagttaaagctgtggagacgcacattagagtcgaaagggttcagacttagtaggaccaagaccgagtacatgatgtgcgatttcagcgcgactaggcatgaggggggagacgttagtctagatgggcaagtggtggtccagaaggatacttttcggtatttaggatcggtgctacaaaaggatggcgacattgatgaagatgttaggcatataATTTCaactggctggttgaaatggcggcaagcttctggcatcctttgtgacaagagggtgccacaaaagctaaaaggcaaattctataggacagcaattcgtccggcgatgttatacggtgctgaatgttggcctacaaaaaggcgacatgtccagcaactgagtgtagcagagatgcggatgttgcggtggttttgcgggcacacaaggagggatagagtccggaacgaagttattcgggatagggtcggggtggcatcaattgagaaacttacccagcatcggctgagattgtttggacatgtccaatgaaagcctcctgaggcgccgatGCGTAATGGgattcttgagcgggtcgataatgtaaagaggggtagaggtagacctaaactgacgtgggatgagtcggttaagagagaccttaaggattggaatttctctaaagagatagctttggataggagcacttggagactagctatcaatgtgcctaaACCTTGATCTTATTttttttcgggtttcatctctagcctaccccaacttgcttgggaaaaaaggctatgttgttgttgttgttgtaaaagAAAACTCAAGTAGAGGGAAAAAAACTAGCGCACTGTGAGCTACCAGTGATCATATGGAACAAAACAAATGATCGTAAATCTCAAAGGAGGGGGGTTTGTAGATGCTCCCTCACAGCTCAcgtttcaaatgaaaatctagctctccctctccctcaaaACCAGAAAAGGTAACTGATAAAGAATATCATAAAAAGGACTAAATCCATTATGCCTCTTCTAGATAAAATAGATCTGCAGACTTAAACGGAAATTCAAAACAATGCAGTCCAGATGCTTCCATTTCCCAATTGATTCGACTATGTATCTAGCTATACGAGAACCTACAGTATTGATCTTCATCCTGAACAATGTTTtcaattttcatacaacaaaaTGCATGTGCATGCCTTTTATCACCAAGCCTTTCATGTACTGATACAATCATCAATGATTCACCAAGCCTTTTGTGAACTGACAGAGTCATCAATGATTCACCATCCAAATTCAGCCTTTGGAATACCTGACAGGTGGCATTTGATCATGATATCTCACCTACATTCTACAGGAGGCTTGTGGTACCACAAGGAGGTGATTATCCCAGCACTACCCATTGTAGTTGGTACAGAAACCACAGCCATTTGTCTGATTTACGAGTCACAATTTGTATGGCTAGTATGAGCCTACACAATTTATGCttatgttatttattacagGTTTATGCATATCTACACACTATAGAACAATGCATAGTTACTGTACCTTCTAATCTTGCATAGTTATGTTCCAAAAGCTAAGTCTAGAGCCCAGTGTAGCTTTAGGTTTACGCACTTCAACAACCTACTATGTATCTCAAGATTTACCTCCAATAACAAGGACATAAAAGTAAAGAAAGGTGTCAGCAATAGTGATAATAGTAAAAGGAGAAGTATAGCTCAGGTCGTGATCCAGACACATATATTGATGATTCCCACGCGCTCCTATCTAAGGATAATTTTTTTGGGTATATACATATTCCATTCTTTGATATGAGCAAAGCATCTCAACTGAAGTTGGACAAGCTTTCCTTCGATTGGGGAACAAAATATTTTTGTAAACACTATttcgaagaaaaaaaatcagtcaGGGGAACATGTGCTTCTATAAAATGGTGATTTTTTTCCTAGATGTTTTAGGCCTTTCTTCTGATGATAGCGTACTTGCAATCTGTGACCACACAATACTAAAACAGAGTAGAACAGACACCAAAACTGAAACTGAGTCAACTAAGTATAACTGAAGTGCCCTAGATGGCTAGATTCATATCAACGAAAGGTGACAGTTCGTCACAGCACTACATGGAAAATATAAAATCCAAAAGAATCATGTAGCTGTATTTGTACCTTCCCAGTGTCACCAACCACAGAAATTTCTTGCTCGTTTCTACTTCCTTCAGCAAACATGCAGAGATCAAGCATGCCACGAGAGCCATTATCAAATTCTACAATCACATATGCGTTATCAATTATATCTGGGACCTGCAAGGATATAATCAACTTTTagtcactactagaaaagtTTAAAGGCTGCCTTCAAATTGTTGTTTGGTTACTGTTACAGCTTAGGAGGTCCAGCTGCAACATTGCACAAATGCTAGAGAAGGGAATATGATAAGAACTCAGGGTTTTACTGTAGTATAGAATGCATGTTCTTGAGTAGGAAGACAAACAGAACATTATTATTCAAAATGGCATGGACATGAGCATCATGCCACACATGAGTAAACTATGCATACAATGAAGTTTTTGGATCAATAAAGTAAGACATCCTGACCTTTCCCTCATACATCTCATCCTTATGGTTAACATCGATGGCTCCAGAAGCCATCACACGAACCGGGTTCGCAGCTGCAAACAGTCTCATCAAATCAAAGAAGTGGCAGCACTTCTCTACCAGAGTCCCCCCACTGTTGCAATTGAACCTGTTCCAGTTGTTTACCTGCAGGAGTTGTAGCAGTTAGAAACAGTGAGAAATGAATCTGTAACGTATTACAAGTAATGACACATTTTATGTACCTTAACAAGGAAAGGAAAACGGTGTTCACGTATGGCCACCATTCTGACTTGCCCTAGTGTGCCGCTCTTAACGATATCTATCAGCTTTGCCACTGGTGGCATGTACCTGTACTCCAATCCAACTTGCACAATTATGTCTGGTCTCTGTTGTGCCACTTCAATTACCTGTACGGATAGCCAATACAAACGCCATTACAGTCTGAGCTAAGCTACCAAAGACAATGCAGTACTTTTGCATACATATTGTACTATCAGAGAGTATATATGGCTGCTGATCCCTCCAGGAAGACAAAATGTCAGAGCTTATGCAAGAGGCAAACTACATCAAGGCGATACCAACGAACAAAACAGAGTAGCAGACACTAGTATGTAGCAGCGCATAAGAAGATCACGTCAGACAAAGAGACCAGACCATGGCCTCCTCACCTTCTTGCAGTGCTGCACCGCGGTGCACAGGGGCTTCTCGACGAGGATGTGGTGTGGTTGGTGGTGGCTGATGATGTCCATGAGTATCTCGTAGTGGGTCATGTTCGGCGACGACACGATGACGGCGTCACAGAGCCCGCTGTCCAGCAGCTCGCGGTGGCCTGAAAAGGTCTTGCATCGAAACCTTCTGGTTGTTAAGGATTCAGCAGCTTCTCAGTATTTGCAGTTGCACTCTATGGAGAGATTTGGGTACAATTTCCATAAGCAACCTAGTGTTGTTAAGTGTAATAGCTAGCAATGCGATGGATCAAATTAATGGAGGGCAATAAAACAGGTTCATCAAGAGCATCAGGCGCTAGAGGTTTTACCTGTGGAGCGGGGAGACCGAGCTCGTCGGCGAGCTGGAGGCCGAGGCGGAGGGACTCCTGGTGGGGGTCGGCGAGGCCGGTGACCCGCACCTTGACGGACTGCTCCCGCCCGacctcggcggcgaggtgggcgaGGTTGTGGAGGTGCTCCCGCCCCATCATCCCGACACCGACTATCCCGTacctcacctccgccgccgccgccgccatctccctcttcgccgccggccgccgggtcgTTCGTCGAATCCGGATGGGTTTGGACTGGAGTGGTGACTGGTGGTTGCTGCGTCGCCACACGCGAATCAGAGCGAATCGGGCTCGGCTGGTTATCCTCCCGTGTCATGGGTGTTGGGCTGTCTCTTCAAGATGGGCCTGATCTTTAAATGGGCTGACGTAAAAAATTGTGGGCTAAGAAACttctgaatttttttgaaaaaaagtctTTCTTTTGCCTCCCTCAACTTTGGTCCGAATCTGATTTTCCTTCCTAGACAACAAAATCGTCCATCTAGCCTCCTCAGACTCACAAAACTGTTCACGTAACCTCCCTGAGCAGTTTGAGGGTGACATGGCAgcggtttttctctttttttttgactaaatctttaaaaaaaatcacaaaaaaacataaaagagaaaatctaattttgttgaacTCCACATAAGCATATCTACGCaatgaatatattatatggtataatTTAGTATAAAtgttttgctgtagatttagatatatatttttctgtaattaatttatagttaTAGTCTCCGTCATCCAAGTAtgatgaaacttttatggtggtctaatcattatatgattgagatatagtaaaaattttatgattatcagatcatgtatgactgagttattgatttacctagatttatctatagattggTCTAGATTTATCTAgatttatatagataaatctataacttAGTCAAAAATGATCCAATAATTATAAATTTGTATTATAGCTCAATTATATAAGTATTAGCTCACCATAAAAAATTCACCATAATTGGACAACAGAAATTGTAGATTTAATTTAATTACAGAAAAGGATATATCTAAAActacaaaaaaattatattaaagTATATCATATAATATGTTCAATGCGTAGATCTACTTACGTGGAGTTCAAGAAAATTAGATTTTcccttttatgattttttgtgatttactatgattttttaaagattttgtcaaaataaaaaataaaataaaatgagaaaATCGCTGCCACCTCACCCTTAAACCGCTCAGAGAGGTTATGTGGACGGTTTTGTGAGTCTAAAGAGGCTGGACGCACAGTTTTGTTGTCCAGAGAGGAAAAGCAGATTTGGCCCAAAGTTGAGGGAGACAAAAAGGATTTTTTCCGATTTTTTTTACATGAAAACTGCAACAACATGAATGGTTTTCAACCCTCCCAGACCTTTCTTCGTGTACTTTTCATCTGACTACTACTACGGTACACTTGCGGCACGCACGTATCTATAACATATACTAACGGGTCAAGATTTCGAGCCCTCTCGTGAGCCGTGGCCCCATGTGCGACCCATGTACTATTCATGCAGGATCCATGTACTCTTAAGCTGGGGCCCATGTATTTTTTAGGTGGGACCCATGCCGTGACCACGTACTCTTCTAGTAGGACCCACATACTATATTCTGATGGAATCcatgtgggacccacgtacTCCTATATACATGCCCGCAATATTAATTCACTCTCAATCTGCCTGCAGGGTCATCCTTCTCCAGCGCAACTAGGCCGCCATCGTCACACGATCAGCTTCCGTTGCCCGAAAGATCATCAACTACCCGACTGCTTGCCACCACCAGTGGCGGTGCAAGCCCTAGCATTTAGAGGGGCTCATTCCTCTACCTCatttcccttctctcctcctcctccgttcTCTTTGCCTCCAATAGAGTTTTTAggggtaggggggcttgagcccccctgcCCCCACGCTGGCTCCGCCCTTGGCCACCACCCCGGGCAGTAAGCATTGCATTTGAATTTGTATTGACTCAATATACTTTTTTAATATTTTGTCGTCCTTGCCATTGCCAAAACATGAGTAAGAGGTGTTAGGTTCTTAACAACATGAAGTAACCAAtccctagtttttttttaatttattaaaCACATCTTTATATCTACAATCGCTATCATGTTTACCTTGAATCCATATGTATTTGCAAGAGCATCTCTCCAACATCACGTGATTAGCAGCACGAACCATATATTTTACACGCAGGATGCTTGGAACAGATCAAGGAATTAGAGCTACAAGTAAAGGATAATTGCTATAAGAAAGAATGGATGAATAATCTCTCTGAGtctatgggtgtgtttagttgagcTGTAGTTTTTGAGAAAAGTAGTTGTGGGTTGTGGGCTATAGAAAAGTTGTTGTGAGGTATGGGTTGTGAGAAAGTCAGGAAGCTATTTGATTGAGCAGTTGTGGCTTTTGAGAAAACCACGTTTCATCCACAGCCCTCTCCACTTAACTTTCTCACTCTCTAACTGACGAGCAGACCCCACTGAGCAACCCCTTCTTCCTTTCACTAGCGAGGACACAAAGGAGCAACGGCAGCCGGGGCTCGCCTACCTGGGCACGGCGGCGAAGGCTATGAGCCGGCACTGCCATCCACctgtccttctccttctccataTCCACCGTCGCCTCCCCCCTAGCCCTGGCCGCCAATGCCGAAGTGGCCGCCCTGCCTAGAGGGTAAGAGGGCCACACGAGGAGAGTGCCAACGGCGCTGGGGATGTCAGCTCCGCAGC
The Panicum virgatum strain AP13 chromosome 6N, P.virgatum_v5, whole genome shotgun sequence genome window above contains:
- the LOC120679503 gene encoding inositol 2-dehydrogenase-like isoform X2, with amino-acid sequence MAAAAAEVRYGIVGVGMMGREHLHNLAHLAAEVGREQSVKVRVTGLADPHQESLRLGLQLADELGLPAPQTFSGHRELLDSGLCDAVIVSSPNMTHYEILMDIISHHQPHHILVEKPLCTAVQHCKKVIEVAQQRPDIIVQVGLEYRYMPPVAKLIDIVKSGTLGQVRMVAIREHRFPFLVKVNNWNRFNCNSGGTLVEKCCHFFDLMRLFAAANPVRVMASGAIDVNHKDEMYEGKVPDIIDNAYVIVEFDNGSRGMLDLCMFAEGSRNEQEISVVGDTGKGEAFVPESIVRFGKRTEGRDGVVTIMAEDDRIKYQGLHHGSSYLEHLNFLSAIRAQGAYGPSVNLSDGLLSVAIGMAGQLSIEQGRFVTMEEVLGS
- the LOC120679503 gene encoding uncharacterized oxidoreductase sll0816-like isoform X1 yields the protein MTHYEILMDIISHHQPHHILVEKPLCTAVQHCKKVIEVAQQRPDIIVQVGLEYRYMPPVAKLIDIVKSGTLGQVRMVAIREHRFPFLVKVNNWNRFNCNSGGTLVEKCCHFFDLMRLFAAANPVRVMASGAIDVNHKDEMYEGKVPDIIDNAYVIVEFDNGSRGMLDLCMFAEGSRNEQEISVVGDTGKGEAFVPESIVRFGKRTEGRDGVVTIMAEDDRIKYQGLHHGSSYLEHLNFLSAIRAQGAYGPSVNLSDGLLSVAIGMAGQLSIEQGRFVTMEEVLGS